DNA from Candidatus Aminicenantes bacterium:
CTCTTGCTTCTGGACATGGCCCTCGTCCGGGCCGAAGCCCGGACCGTGCCCTGGGTCAAGGACGCCCGCGTTCGCAAGGTCTTCCCCTCGGCCCTGGCGGTCGAAATCGTCCCCCGTACGGCCGCGGCCCTGCTCGAGAAAGAAATCGTCGTCCTGGTGGACGAGACGGGCGTCGTCATCGAGCCGTCCCACCGGGAGGCCCATCCCGACCTGCCGCTCTTCACCGACGAAGCCAAGTTCCGGAACGACGGCGAGACCAAGCTGCGGCGGGCCCTGGTCTGTTGGAACAACCTCCGGCCGGAAGACCGGCCGCTCGTCGATACGATCGACGTCACCTTTCCCGACGACGTCACCCTGCGCTTCCGCGGCTCGGACACTAGGGTTCGGCTGGGAGACGATCTGTTCGGCCTCCGAACGGCCGGATACCTCGCGTCGCGGGAGAAGTGGGAGCGCGAGTTCGGCCCCCTCGAATCGGTCCTGCTCGGCCTGACCGACCGGGTCGTGCTGCAGCCCCGGGGGGCCGAGGGACGGGACGGCCGCGGCCCGGCCGCCAAGGAGAAGAATTAATGCCCAAGAACGGACACGTGGTCGGCATCGACATCGGGACCAAGAAGGTCACCGTCCTCATCGGGGCGGTCGGCGAGGACCGCAAGATCGAGGTCGTCGGCATCGGGACGGCCGATTCCCAAGGCCTGCGCAAAGGGGTTGTCGTCAACCTCGACGCCACCTCGGACGCCATCCGCAAGGCCAAGGCGGAGGCCGAGCTCACGGCCGGCGTCAAGATCAACTCCGCCTTCATCGGCGTCTCGGGCGCCCACATCAAAAGCTTCAACAGCCGCGGGGTCGTGGCCGTGACCGGCAAGAACCGGGTCATCTCGGCCGACGACATGCGCCGGGCCATCGAGCAGTCCAAGGCCGTCAATATCCCTCCCGACCGGGAGATTCTCCACGTCATCCCGCAGGAGTACATCGTCGACGAGCAGGACGGGATCAAGGACCCCTTGAGCATGAAAGGCATCAAGCTCGAGGTCAACGTCCACATCGTGACCGGGGCCATCATGCTCGTCCAGAACCTGCGGACCTGCGTCGAGGAGCGGGCCGGCATC
Protein-coding regions in this window:
- a CDS encoding FtsQ-type POTRA domain-containing protein is translated as MSVSRSAALSDGAHFQRGSAGGPVRKPRRTFILRIRHAVALLVGAAILFFAAYELYAFVITWPRLEVKEIRTSCADPGVATLAAEAMGSRAWGNLLLLDMALVRAEARTVPWVKDARVRKVFPSALAVEIVPRTAAALLEKEIVVLVDETGVVIEPSHREAHPDLPLFTDEAKFRNDGETKLRRALVCWNNLRPEDRPLVDTIDVTFPDDVTLRFRGSDTRVRLGDDLFGLRTAGYLASREKWEREFGPLESVLLGLTDRVVLQPRGAEGRDGRGPAAKEKN